The following proteins are co-located in the Spinactinospora alkalitolerans genome:
- the eno gene encoding phosphopyruvate hydratase yields MSSIEAVQAREILDSRGNPTVEVEVLLDDGTTARAAVPSGASTGQFEAVELRDGGDRYGGKGVEKAVTAVNDEVADELLGYGPEEQRLIDRALIDLDGTPDKSRIGANAILGASLAVAKAAAESSGLQLFRYIGGPNAHVLPVPMMNILNGGAHADTNVDIQEFMIAPVGAASFREAVRWGAEVYQALKAVLKAHGLGTGVGDEGGFAPNLDSNRAALDLIVEAVQKAGYTPGRDIALALDVAATEFHENGSYQFEGRTRTSEEMAAYYGELLDSYPLVSIEDPLDEEDWEGWKKLTTAIGDRVQLVGDDLFVTNPERLQRGIIERAANSLLVKVNQIGTLTETLDAVSLAQRSGYTAMISHRSGETEDTTIADIAVATNAGQIKTGAPARSERVAKYNQLLRIEEELDDAAIYAGATAFPRFKQEG; encoded by the coding sequence TTGTCGTCGATCGAGGCAGTGCAGGCGCGGGAGATCCTTGACTCCCGCGGTAACCCGACGGTCGAGGTCGAGGTCCTGCTCGACGACGGGACGACCGCCCGCGCGGCGGTCCCCAGCGGCGCGTCCACCGGGCAGTTCGAGGCGGTGGAGCTGCGTGACGGCGGCGACCGCTACGGAGGCAAGGGCGTCGAGAAGGCCGTCACCGCGGTCAACGACGAGGTCGCCGACGAGCTCCTGGGCTACGGCCCGGAGGAGCAGCGGCTGATCGACCGCGCGCTGATCGACCTGGACGGCACGCCGGACAAGTCGCGCATTGGCGCCAACGCGATCCTGGGCGCCTCCCTCGCCGTCGCCAAGGCCGCGGCCGAGAGCTCCGGCCTCCAGTTGTTCCGCTACATCGGCGGCCCCAACGCGCACGTGCTGCCGGTGCCGATGATGAACATCCTCAACGGCGGCGCGCACGCCGACACCAACGTCGACATCCAGGAGTTCATGATCGCCCCGGTCGGGGCGGCCAGCTTCCGCGAGGCGGTGCGCTGGGGCGCCGAGGTCTACCAGGCGCTCAAGGCGGTGCTGAAGGCGCACGGCCTGGGCACCGGCGTCGGCGACGAGGGCGGCTTCGCGCCGAACCTGGACAGCAACCGCGCCGCGCTGGACCTCATCGTCGAGGCCGTCCAGAAGGCCGGCTACACCCCGGGCCGCGACATCGCGCTCGCCCTGGACGTCGCCGCCACCGAGTTCCACGAGAACGGCTCCTACCAGTTCGAGGGCAGGACCCGCACCTCCGAGGAGATGGCCGCCTACTACGGCGAGCTGCTCGACTCCTACCCGCTCGTCTCCATCGAGGACCCGCTCGACGAGGAAGACTGGGAGGGGTGGAAGAAGCTGACCACGGCCATCGGCGACCGCGTCCAGCTCGTCGGCGACGACCTGTTCGTCACCAACCCCGAACGCCTCCAGCGCGGCATCATCGAGCGCGCGGCCAACTCGCTGCTGGTCAAGGTCAACCAGATCGGCACGCTCACCGAGACCCTCGACGCGGTCTCCCTGGCCCAGCGCAGCGGCTACACCGCGATGATCAGCCACCGCTCCGGCGAGACCGAGGACACCACGATCGCCGACATCGCGGTGGCCACCAACGCCGGCCAGATCAAGACCGGCGCCCCGGCCCGCAGCGAGCGCGTCGCAAAGTACAACCAGCTCCTGCGCATCGAGGAGGAGCTCGACGACGCCGCCATCTACGCCGGCGCGACGGCGTTCCCGCGGTTCAAGCAGGAGGGCTAG
- a CDS encoding FtsB family cell division protein — protein sequence MCVIALSLAYPLREYIAQRSEIAQLRAEQARMRENVEELEQRSEELQDPAQIEREARTRLHYQYPGERSYVILDGEDDDAEQPEATGPREPWFTQLWKSVKEADEVGTESEEIPEAQPPER from the coding sequence ATGTGCGTGATCGCGCTCAGCCTCGCCTACCCGCTGCGCGAGTACATCGCGCAGCGCTCCGAGATCGCGCAGTTGCGGGCGGAGCAGGCCCGGATGCGGGAGAACGTGGAGGAGCTGGAGCAGCGCAGCGAGGAGCTGCAGGACCCCGCCCAGATCGAGCGCGAGGCCCGCACCCGGCTGCACTACCAGTACCCGGGCGAGCGCTCCTACGTCATCCTCGACGGCGAGGACGACGACGCCGAGCAGCCGGAGGCCACCGGCCCCCGGGAGCCCTGGTTCACCCAGTTGTGGAAGTCGGTCAAGGAGGCCGACGAGGTCGGCACCGAATCAGAGGAGATCCCCGAGGCCCAACCCCCGGAGCGCTGA
- a CDS encoding DUF397 domain-containing protein, whose translation MLSQEKLPIQAEGLWRKSSYSGGNGDCVEVADLRPARGVRDSKHPDRAALFFGSAEWAAFVTAARARGL comes from the coding sequence ATGCTGTCCCAGGAAAAACTCCCCATCCAGGCAGAAGGATTGTGGCGGAAGTCCTCCTACAGCGGAGGCAATGGCGACTGCGTCGAAGTGGCCGACCTCCGTCCCGCCCGCGGCGTCCGTGACTCCAAGCACCCCGATCGGGCCGCGCTCTTCTTCGGCTCCGCCGAGTGGGCCGCCTTCGTCACCGCGGCCAGGGCGCGGGGCCTCTAG
- a CDS encoding helix-turn-helix domain-containing protein: MKKQKPGSPTDRNPTVVRWQLSRELKRLRGDRSATEVAKAMRMTTSIVFRWETAGSDGVVPAPGTLSRLLDYYEVSDEEAHRLMELRQEARTRGWWQPYDLDKHYGTLIGLEASAMEIEAYDPQLVPGLLQTEDYMRAVIKATRPDAPPEVVEQRVEVRIHRQKAWERGATELWIIMGEAALRQMIGGPPVMDEQLARLLDLSDHPRVTLQAVLFSEGGHAGLETSGFRVLRLSEIDLTAVYVEGRTSNLYLDSDEDVEVYEKVFNNLRATASGAQTTRSLIADIRRGIQRG; this comes from the coding sequence ATGAAGAAGCAGAAGCCTGGATCGCCGACCGACAGGAACCCCACCGTGGTGCGCTGGCAGTTGTCGCGGGAACTGAAGCGGCTTCGAGGGGATCGAAGTGCCACTGAAGTGGCAAAAGCCATGCGGATGACGACCTCGATCGTCTTCCGTTGGGAGACGGCGGGCTCCGACGGTGTGGTTCCGGCTCCCGGCACGCTTTCCCGGCTACTCGACTACTACGAGGTCAGCGACGAGGAAGCCCACCGCCTCATGGAGCTCCGGCAGGAGGCACGGACGCGCGGCTGGTGGCAGCCTTACGATCTCGACAAGCACTACGGAACCTTGATCGGGCTGGAAGCAAGCGCCATGGAGATTGAGGCGTACGACCCCCAACTCGTCCCTGGATTGCTACAGACCGAGGACTACATGCGCGCCGTCATCAAGGCGACGCGCCCTGACGCGCCCCCTGAGGTTGTCGAGCAGCGAGTCGAAGTCCGCATCCATCGCCAGAAGGCGTGGGAACGCGGCGCCACTGAACTGTGGATCATCATGGGAGAAGCGGCTCTTCGGCAGATGATCGGTGGCCCACCCGTGATGGATGAGCAACTCGCCCGCCTGCTGGACCTGTCCGACCACCCACGCGTCACGCTTCAGGCAGTCCTCTTCTCAGAGGGCGGCCACGCCGGACTCGAAACGAGCGGGTTCCGCGTACTCCGGCTCTCGGAGATCGACCTCACGGCGGTATACGTCGAGGGAAGGACGAGTAATCTCTATCTTGACTCCGACGAAGACGTCGAAGTCTACGAGAAGGTCTTCAACAACCTCCGCGCAACAGCTTCCGGCGCCCAGACCACCCGGTCGCTGATCGCGGACATCCGGCGCGGGATCCAGAGAGGGTGA
- a CDS encoding ATP-binding protein, which translates to MSNVIPRPTPAHPGCAWGPAFDRLALPGTLGAPAELRTWAVRCLASCRRPYATSSDLAESLKLVASELATNAVTHSASGEDGGFLVAAIHFPHDCAALWVFDLGPRPGAPSAPQAPPRLLDALDLFDTEHGRGLALIALHSRRYGWTAPPDHPAHSVWAELSAYPVAVAA; encoded by the coding sequence ATGTCCAACGTTATCCCTCGGCCGACTCCGGCGCACCCCGGCTGTGCGTGGGGGCCGGCGTTCGACCGCCTCGCGCTGCCGGGGACACTCGGCGCACCCGCAGAGCTGCGCACCTGGGCCGTGCGCTGTCTGGCCTCCTGCCGCCGTCCCTACGCCACCTCCTCCGACCTGGCCGAGTCGCTGAAGCTCGTGGCCAGCGAGCTGGCCACCAACGCCGTCACCCACTCCGCCTCCGGAGAGGACGGCGGCTTCCTCGTCGCCGCGATCCACTTCCCGCACGACTGCGCGGCCCTGTGGGTCTTCGACCTCGGCCCCAGGCCCGGTGCCCCCTCCGCCCCGCAGGCCCCGCCGCGCCTCCTGGACGCCCTCGACCTGTTCGACACCGAGCACGGCCGCGGTCTGGCGCTGATCGCCCTGCACTCCCGCCGCTACGGCTGGACTGCCCCACCCGACCACCCGGCCCACTCGGTGTGGGCCGAACTCTCCGCGTACCCGGTGGCGGTGGCGGCGTGA
- the tgmA gene encoding putative ATP-grasp-modified RiPP: protein MQFHDPFPFGNPSSSGAGVLERPRSSAKPFGVRHAVDVPADPAVTAEAERAHYDPDRQISMLRVGGIDVPMMKRGSGQTSTTTNQSDRQAPDDDTDVGSNG from the coding sequence ATGCAGTTCCACGACCCGTTCCCCTTCGGGAACCCGTCCTCCAGCGGCGCAGGCGTGCTGGAGAGGCCGCGATCCTCCGCGAAGCCGTTCGGCGTTCGCCACGCGGTCGACGTCCCGGCCGACCCCGCGGTCACGGCCGAGGCGGAGCGCGCCCACTACGACCCCGATCGGCAGATCTCCATGTTGCGCGTCGGCGGCATTGATGTGCCGATGATGAAGCGCGGCAGCGGCCAGACCTCGACGACGACCAACCAGTCCGACCGCCAGGCCCCGGACGACGACACCGACGTCGGCAGCAACGGGTAA
- the tgmB gene encoding ATP-grasp ribosomal peptide maturase: MTVLILTHWFDPTADWVVEELNRRRVPIFRCDVADFPMNMSMSATLDSTWIGTMRVGERSLDLDDISGIYYRRPRPFVFPGGMSEADRDWAQLEAKLGFLGTLAAIPRWLNHPSRIAHAEYKPVQLQTAVARGLRVPRTIITNDSEEARSFAETIGDVVYKPFSPRGVMGDDDRRRLIFTVKVRPEQLDDPGIGLTAHMVQEWIPHTHAVRMTVVDEACFAAAIHSESAKAEIDWRSDYDALSYRRIDVPERTRDAVLAFLRDLGLRFGALDFLVTERGDWVLLEINPNGQWAWIEEVASDIAAALADALEKGPSLA; encoded by the coding sequence ATGACGGTTCTGATCCTCACGCACTGGTTCGATCCCACCGCGGATTGGGTCGTCGAGGAGCTGAACCGCCGCAGGGTGCCGATCTTCCGCTGCGATGTCGCCGACTTCCCGATGAACATGTCGATGTCGGCGACCCTGGACAGCACATGGATCGGCACCATGCGTGTCGGAGAACGCTCTCTCGACCTGGACGACATCAGCGGCATCTACTACCGCAGGCCCAGACCCTTCGTCTTCCCGGGGGGCATGAGCGAGGCCGATCGGGACTGGGCGCAACTCGAAGCCAAGCTCGGTTTCCTCGGTACGCTCGCCGCCATCCCGCGCTGGCTCAACCACCCTTCCCGGATCGCGCACGCCGAGTACAAGCCGGTTCAACTTCAGACGGCGGTCGCGCGCGGCCTACGCGTTCCGCGCACGATCATCACCAACGACTCCGAGGAGGCCCGGAGTTTCGCCGAGACCATCGGGGATGTCGTCTACAAGCCGTTCTCCCCGCGCGGAGTCATGGGCGACGATGATCGACGGCGCCTGATCTTCACCGTGAAGGTGCGGCCTGAGCAACTGGACGACCCGGGTATCGGCTTGACCGCTCACATGGTGCAGGAGTGGATTCCGCACACTCACGCCGTCCGGATGACCGTGGTCGATGAGGCGTGTTTCGCGGCGGCGATCCACAGTGAATCGGCGAAGGCCGAGATCGATTGGCGCTCCGACTACGACGCGCTGAGCTACCGGCGCATCGACGTCCCCGAGCGGACCCGGGATGCCGTCCTGGCGTTCCTCCGGGACCTCGGGCTGCGCTTCGGGGCGCTGGACTTCCTGGTCACCGAGCGCGGTGACTGGGTTCTGCTGGAGATCAATCCCAATGGCCAATGGGCGTGGATCGAGGAAGTGGCGTCGGATATCGCCGCCGCCTTGGCCGACGCCCTGGAGAAAGGTCCGTCCCTTGCCTGA
- a CDS encoding methyltransferase domain-containing protein: protein MPDVHTADDPIARRLRSELTRRLVETGAIASSEWARVFNSVPRHPFVPRVFKPSAANDGRYSPVDGTDPAQREGWLRHVYSDEICITQLDGDDRAWGTAVKEGTVQATAMTCTSSQPTLMAGMLEALDLQDGDRVLEIGTGTGYNAALLSERLGSRSVSSVDIDPTLTERAEAVLAGLGYTPVVAAEDGARGLPDNGPFTHLITTASFPSIPAAWLDQISEGGAILANLFRPLGGGVLVRLTVSGDRAIGHFSARTAGFMPTRSHTSPSALALYRRVGEEDEDAAEAETSRLDAAAILRAPETRFFLSLMSDFDEIRIRYPDHPEEQWLVTADGSWAFSVGADGGFTAKQGGPRRLWDEFEALYSRWRALGEPERHRFGLTVAGEEHRIWLDHPDQRVMGLL, encoded by the coding sequence TTGCCTGACGTTCACACGGCCGACGACCCCATTGCGCGGCGGCTCCGTTCGGAACTCACGCGGCGGCTCGTGGAGACGGGCGCCATCGCCTCGTCCGAGTGGGCACGCGTATTCAACAGCGTTCCCCGCCATCCGTTCGTGCCGCGCGTCTTCAAGCCCTCTGCCGCGAACGACGGCCGGTACAGCCCTGTTGACGGCACGGATCCCGCGCAGCGCGAGGGCTGGCTGCGGCACGTCTACTCCGACGAAATCTGCATCACCCAACTCGACGGCGACGACCGTGCCTGGGGCACCGCCGTCAAGGAGGGAACGGTACAGGCAACCGCCATGACCTGCACCAGCTCCCAGCCCACCCTGATGGCGGGCATGCTCGAAGCGCTCGACCTCCAGGACGGGGACCGAGTGCTGGAGATCGGCACCGGCACCGGGTACAACGCGGCGCTCCTGAGCGAGCGGCTCGGCTCCCGGTCGGTCAGCAGCGTGGACATCGATCCCACGTTGACGGAGCGGGCGGAGGCGGTGCTGGCCGGGCTCGGGTACACGCCTGTCGTCGCCGCGGAGGACGGTGCGCGGGGACTGCCGGACAACGGTCCGTTCACGCACTTGATCACCACCGCATCCTTCCCCTCGATCCCCGCCGCGTGGCTGGACCAGATCAGTGAGGGCGGGGCGATCCTGGCCAACCTGTTCCGGCCGCTCGGCGGCGGCGTCCTGGTCCGGCTCACGGTCAGCGGTGACCGGGCGATCGGGCACTTCTCCGCCCGCACTGCGGGCTTCATGCCCACCCGTTCCCACACCTCGCCTTCGGCCCTGGCGCTGTACCGGCGAGTCGGCGAAGAGGACGAAGATGCCGCCGAGGCGGAGACCAGCCGGCTCGACGCGGCGGCGATCCTGCGCGCACCGGAGACCCGGTTCTTCCTCTCCCTCATGAGCGACTTCGACGAGATCCGCATCCGCTATCCCGATCATCCCGAGGAGCAGTGGCTGGTCACCGCGGACGGCTCCTGGGCGTTCAGCGTCGGAGCCGACGGGGGATTCACCGCCAAACAGGGTGGCCCGCGCCGCCTGTGGGACGAGTTCGAGGCCCTGTACAGCCGGTGGCGTGCCCTGGGGGAGCCGGAGCGCCACCGCTTCGGCCTGACCGTGGCCGGGGAGGAGCACCGGATCTGGCTCGACCACCCCGACCAGCGGGTCATGGGCCTGCTGTAA
- a CDS encoding DUF501 domain-containing protein — MTSAEQPAPEERATDADIAAVEAQLGRPPRGVRGVAHRCPCGLPDVVRTAPRLEDGTPFPTTYYLTCPRAASAIGTLEAGGLMREMTRRLDSDPELRAAYRKAHDSYVAERAELARADGVPPLPEGMQSAGGMPTRVKCLHALVGHELASPGTNPFGREALDALPEWWAKGPCVHAEETTDTTATPGDGK; from the coding sequence ATGACTTCCGCTGAGCAGCCCGCTCCCGAGGAGCGGGCCACCGATGCCGATATCGCCGCCGTCGAGGCGCAGCTCGGGCGTCCGCCTCGGGGCGTGCGCGGGGTGGCGCACCGCTGCCCCTGCGGGCTGCCCGACGTCGTGCGCACCGCGCCGCGGCTGGAGGACGGCACGCCGTTTCCCACGACGTACTACCTGACCTGCCCGCGCGCGGCCTCCGCCATCGGGACGCTGGAGGCCGGCGGCCTCATGCGGGAGATGACGCGGCGGCTCGACTCCGATCCCGAGCTGCGCGCCGCCTACCGGAAGGCGCACGACTCCTACGTCGCCGAACGCGCCGAGCTGGCGCGGGCCGACGGGGTGCCGCCGCTGCCCGAAGGGATGCAGAGCGCCGGGGGCATGCCGACGCGGGTCAAGTGCCTGCACGCCCTCGTCGGCCACGAGCTCGCCTCGCCGGGGACCAACCCGTTCGGCCGCGAGGCGCTGGACGCGCTCCCGGAGTGGTGGGCCAAGGGCCCGTGCGTCCACGCCGAGGAGACCACCGACACCACCGCGACACCGGGGGACGGCAAGTGA
- a CDS encoding Ppx/GppA phosphatase family protein codes for MNTVAAIDCGTNSIRLLICSVIALDDDEVQLLDVERRMEVVRLGQGVDRTGAFAPEALERTFAALRGYAELMREHGVEFGPESVRMVATSATRDAANRQEFIDGVRAIIGVEPEVISGDEEAELSFIGATAELEAAEEAAEGFERPYLVVDIGGGSTEFVLGHKDAVGAGAVRASRSVDVGCVRMTERHLHGDPPTAEQVAAATADVDAALDEAAAVVPLAEAATVVCVAGTATTVAGIALELPEYDSERIHHTRVSVERVRAIAALLLAMPHDERAAIGVMHPGRVDVIGAGALVLERVLARTRADGFVASEHDILDGIAWSLLLGGVDEAG; via the coding sequence GTGAACACCGTTGCGGCCATCGACTGCGGCACCAATTCCATCCGCCTGCTCATCTGCAGTGTGATCGCGCTGGACGACGACGAGGTGCAGCTGCTCGACGTCGAGCGCCGCATGGAGGTGGTGCGCCTGGGGCAGGGGGTGGACCGCACCGGGGCGTTCGCCCCCGAGGCGCTGGAGCGCACGTTCGCGGCGCTGCGGGGATACGCCGAGCTCATGCGGGAGCACGGCGTGGAGTTCGGCCCCGAGTCGGTCCGCATGGTCGCCACCAGCGCCACCAGGGACGCCGCCAACCGCCAGGAGTTCATCGACGGCGTCCGCGCGATCATCGGCGTCGAACCGGAGGTCATCAGCGGCGACGAGGAGGCCGAGCTCTCCTTCATCGGCGCGACGGCCGAGCTGGAGGCCGCCGAGGAGGCGGCCGAGGGCTTCGAGCGCCCCTACCTGGTGGTCGACATCGGCGGCGGCTCCACCGAGTTCGTCCTGGGGCACAAGGACGCCGTCGGGGCCGGTGCGGTGCGCGCCTCCCGCTCGGTCGACGTCGGCTGCGTGCGGATGACAGAGCGCCACCTGCACGGCGACCCGCCCACGGCCGAGCAGGTCGCCGCGGCGACCGCCGACGTCGACGCGGCGCTGGACGAGGCGGCCGCGGTGGTCCCGCTGGCCGAGGCCGCGACCGTCGTCTGCGTCGCGGGCACCGCCACCACCGTCGCCGGCATCGCGCTGGAGCTGCCGGAGTACGACTCCGAGCGCATCCACCACACCCGCGTCTCCGTCGAGCGCGTGCGCGCCATCGCGGCCCTCCTGCTGGCCATGCCGCACGACGAGCGCGCCGCGATCGGGGTCATGCACCCGGGCCGGGTGGACGTGATCGGCGCCGGCGCGCTGGTGCTGGAGCGGGTGCTGGCGCGCACCCGCGCGGACGGGTTCGTCGCCAGCGAGCACGACATCCTCGACGGGATCGCCTGGAGCCTGCTGCTGGGGGGCGTGGACGAGGCCGGGTGA
- a CDS encoding NAD(P)/FAD-dependent oxidoreductase — protein MTESRNYRLVHGGGDESEIPHVLIVGGGYLGMYTAMRLQKKLGPGEARITVVDPNSYMTYQPFLPETAAGSISPRNVVVPLRKVLNRVKVLNGRVIRIDHADRKVEFEPNAGTTREIAYDHIVVAAGAISRTLPIPGLAEHGIGIKTVEEAAYLRNHVLEQLNIADSTDDPEVRRKALNFVFVGGGFAGAEAIAELEDMARDATRIYPSIGIDDLHFYLIEAADKILPEVGPEVGEKAMNQMRQRGIDVRLSTFLESAVDQRIKLSDGTEFEAGTLVWTAGVKPSPVVQASDLPLGPKGHIDTSEYLTVNGVDNAFAGGDNAQVPDGNGGFYPPNAQNAVRQAPVLADNVIATLRGKELKAYRHQNLGAVAGLGLHKGAAQLFGRIKLTGRFAWWAHRGYHLFAVPTFNRKFRVLSDWTLAFFLRRDFASLPEMSEPRQAFEEASRPQVENGQLLRRVS, from the coding sequence ATGACCGAGAGCAGGAACTACCGGCTGGTGCACGGCGGTGGTGACGAATCGGAGATCCCGCACGTGCTCATCGTCGGTGGTGGGTACCTGGGCATGTACACCGCGATGCGGCTGCAGAAGAAGCTGGGCCCCGGTGAGGCCCGCATCACTGTCGTCGACCCCAACTCCTACATGACCTACCAGCCGTTCCTGCCGGAGACGGCTGCGGGCAGCATCTCTCCGCGCAACGTCGTCGTCCCGCTGCGCAAGGTCCTCAACCGGGTGAAGGTCCTCAACGGCCGCGTCATCCGCATCGACCACGCCGACCGCAAGGTCGAGTTCGAGCCGAACGCCGGCACGACCCGCGAGATCGCCTACGACCACATCGTCGTCGCGGCCGGCGCGATCTCGCGCACGCTGCCCATCCCCGGTCTCGCCGAGCACGGCATCGGCATCAAGACCGTGGAGGAGGCCGCCTACCTGCGCAACCACGTACTGGAGCAGCTCAACATCGCCGACTCCACCGACGACCCCGAGGTCCGCCGCAAGGCGCTGAACTTCGTGTTCGTGGGCGGCGGGTTCGCCGGGGCCGAGGCCATCGCCGAGTTGGAGGACATGGCCCGCGACGCGACCCGGATCTACCCGTCGATCGGAATCGACGACCTGCACTTCTACCTCATCGAGGCCGCGGACAAGATCCTGCCCGAGGTCGGCCCGGAGGTCGGCGAGAAGGCGATGAACCAGATGCGCCAGCGCGGCATCGACGTCCGGCTCTCGACCTTCCTGGAGTCGGCCGTCGACCAGCGCATCAAGCTCAGCGACGGCACCGAGTTCGAAGCCGGCACCCTGGTGTGGACCGCCGGCGTCAAGCCGAGCCCGGTCGTGCAGGCCAGCGACCTGCCGCTCGGTCCCAAGGGGCACATCGACACCAGCGAGTACCTGACCGTCAACGGCGTGGACAACGCGTTCGCCGGCGGCGACAACGCCCAGGTGCCCGACGGCAACGGCGGTTTCTACCCGCCGAACGCGCAGAACGCCGTCCGCCAGGCCCCGGTGCTCGCCGACAACGTCATCGCCACCCTGCGGGGCAAGGAGCTCAAGGCCTACCGGCACCAGAACCTGGGCGCCGTCGCAGGCCTCGGCCTGCACAAGGGCGCGGCCCAGCTCTTCGGCAGGATCAAGCTGACCGGCCGGTTCGCCTGGTGGGCGCACCGCGGCTACCACCTGTTCGCGGTCCCCACGTTCAACCGGAAGTTCCGCGTCCTGTCGGACTGGACGCTGGCCTTCTTCCTGCGCCGCGACTTCGCGTCGCTGCCGGAGATGAGCGAGCCGCGCCAGGCGTTCGAGGAGGCGAGCCGGCCGCAGGTCGAGAACGGCCAGCTGCTGCGCCGCGTGAGCTGA
- a CDS encoding helix-turn-helix domain-containing protein — protein MPPPEHPSAVPLRELLLAVGAPLVDVLAAPAGLEVPVGDVVILDPEDETVPYAGDLVLVIGVRGRGAAHLVRSAGRRGASAIAVKVDVAEEAELLRATAGESGVALLAVRPDVRWEQLQSLCRSVVDDARLTLDTDIGDSIGDLFSLAQTIATLTGGLVSIEDSASRVLAYSGGEDADELRRLSVLGRQGPEQYLALLREWGVFQRLRAGEEVVRIEEHPELGIRRRLAVGIRAGSQPLGSIWVQEGSAPLTAQSEEALLGAARMTALHLLRHRTEATAGLRLREDLLAGLLEGRIEAAALADSIEVDHDHAVMVAAFAFSPAGGGAAAPAEAAPESRADRSEVELKRRRMTSLISVHAAAYRRDALVTTLGSRVYVLLPNLARRSAEASVLALTRKIVEAARRLLGVAVQGAVGSVVGRLTDVTESRGEADRILDAMSRDLGMDVATISDVRARVLVSETLAHLRADPRLRDPRTARLFEHDAAHGSELVRSLVAYLEAFGDVRTAAGRLHIHPNTLRYRVRRAESVSGIDLSDPNERLFTHLQLLMEHGG, from the coding sequence ATGCCGCCGCCCGAACACCCCTCAGCGGTGCCGCTGCGGGAGCTGCTGCTCGCCGTCGGCGCCCCGCTGGTGGACGTGCTGGCGGCGCCGGCCGGCCTGGAGGTCCCCGTCGGCGACGTGGTGATCCTCGACCCCGAGGACGAGACGGTGCCCTACGCCGGCGACCTCGTCCTGGTGATCGGCGTGCGGGGACGCGGCGCCGCGCACCTCGTCCGCTCGGCCGGGCGGCGCGGGGCCTCGGCGATCGCGGTGAAGGTCGACGTCGCCGAGGAGGCCGAGCTGCTGCGCGCCACGGCCGGGGAGTCCGGCGTGGCGCTGCTCGCCGTCCGGCCCGATGTGCGCTGGGAGCAGTTGCAGTCGCTGTGCCGCAGCGTGGTCGACGACGCGCGGCTGACCCTGGACACCGACATCGGCGACTCCATCGGCGACCTGTTCTCGCTGGCCCAGACGATCGCCACGCTCACCGGCGGGCTGGTCAGCATCGAGGACTCCGCGAGCCGGGTGCTCGCCTACTCCGGCGGGGAGGACGCCGACGAACTCCGCAGGCTGTCGGTCCTGGGCCGCCAGGGCCCCGAGCAGTACCTGGCGCTGCTGCGCGAATGGGGCGTCTTCCAGCGGCTGCGCGCCGGCGAGGAGGTGGTGCGCATCGAGGAGCACCCCGAACTCGGCATCCGGCGCAGGCTGGCCGTGGGCATCCGCGCGGGCTCCCAGCCCCTCGGCTCGATCTGGGTGCAGGAGGGGTCGGCGCCGCTGACCGCGCAGTCGGAAGAGGCCCTGCTGGGCGCGGCCCGCATGACGGCGCTGCACCTGCTGCGGCACCGCACCGAGGCCACGGCCGGGCTCCGGCTGCGCGAGGACCTGCTGGCCGGTCTGCTGGAGGGCCGCATCGAGGCCGCGGCGCTGGCCGACAGCATCGAAGTGGACCACGACCACGCGGTCATGGTCGCGGCGTTCGCCTTCTCGCCCGCGGGCGGCGGAGCGGCCGCGCCGGCCGAGGCCGCACCGGAGTCGCGGGCCGACCGATCCGAGGTCGAACTGAAGCGCCGCCGGATGACCAGCCTGATCTCGGTGCACGCCGCGGCCTATCGCCGCGACGCCCTGGTCACCACGCTGGGGTCGCGGGTCTACGTGCTGCTGCCGAACCTGGCGCGGCGCTCGGCCGAGGCGTCGGTGCTGGCCCTGACCCGCAAGATCGTCGAGGCGGCCCGCCGGCTGCTGGGGGTCGCGGTGCAGGGCGCGGTGGGATCGGTGGTGGGGCGGCTCACCGACGTCACCGAGTCGCGCGGCGAGGCCGACCGGATCCTCGACGCGATGAGCCGCGACCTGGGCATGGACGTGGCCACGATCTCCGACGTGCGGGCCAGGGTGCTGGTCAGCGAGACACTCGCGCACTTGCGGGCCGACCCGCGGCTGCGCGATCCGCGGACCGCCCGGCTGTTCGAGCACGACGCCGCGCACGGCTCCGAGCTCGTACGGTCGCTGGTCGCCTACCTGGAGGCGTTCGGCGACGTCCGCACCGCGGCCGGGCGGCTGCACATCCACCCCAACACGCTGCGCTACCGGGTCCGCAGAGCGGAGTCGGTCAGCGGCATCGACCTCTCCGACCCCAACGAGCGGCTGTTCACGCACCTGCAACTGCTGATGGAGCACGGAGGCTAG